The following coding sequences are from one Mycobacterium bourgelatii window:
- a CDS encoding PE family protein, whose protein sequence is MSFVITAPQLLSAAAADLNSVGSMLSEANAAASAQTTSLLAAGADEVSAAIAALFSAHAQEYQALSARAAAFHEQFVRTLTASASAYGSADAAVASPLEEALNAVNAPFRTLLGRPLIGDGANAAPGSGANGGAGGILFGNGGAGGSGGPGLPGGNGGAAGLFGNGGAGGAGGDLANGNAGAGGAGGAGGLLFGVGGAGGIGGNSNLGTGGAGGAGGAAGLFGTGGVGGAGGNSAVGISGGKGGIGGAGGLFGDGGAGGAGGKSGGTSGGDGGAGGAGGIFGGSGGDGGTGGQGSTGGGKGGAGGNSGALYGSAGDGGTGGIGQAGGGMGGAGGNAGGLWGTGGAGGTGGFGGAAGANGGAGGAGGLLFGAGGAGGTGGSGGTFGGTGGAGGAAGMLWGDGGAGGLGGSGNVFGGVGGAGGKAGAIGNGGDGGDGGSAGPAGTGGGKGGAGGSAVLMGNGGSGGKGGTGPYPGEAGIGGKGGALLGING, encoded by the coding sequence ATGTCGTTTGTCATTACGGCGCCGCAGCTGCTCTCGGCGGCGGCAGCAGATTTGAACAGTGTCGGATCGATGCTCAGTGAGGCCAACGCTGCTGCGTCGGCTCAGACAACGTCCCTACTGGCCGCAGGTGCCGATGAAGTTTCGGCGGCAATCGCAGCGCTGTTCTCTGCGCACGCCCAGGAGTATCAGGCGCTCAGTGCGCGAGCTGCGGCATTTCACGAGCAGTTTGTGCGGACCCTGACGGCGAGTGCCAGCGCCTACGGCAGTGCCGATGCGGCCGTCGCCTCGCCGCTCGAGGAGGCGCTCAACGCGGTGAATGCGCCCTTCCGGACACTGCTGGGCAGGCCGTTGATCGGCGACGGCGCCAACGCGGCGCCGGGCAGCGGCGCCAATGGGGGTGCCGGCGGGATCCTGTTCGGCAACGGCGGCGCCGGCGGATCGGGCGGGCCCGGTCTGCCGGGTGGCAACGGCGGAGCCGCCGGACTATTCGGCAACGGCGGCGCCGGCGGTGCCGGCGGCGACCTGGCCAACGGCAACGCTGGGGCCGGTGGGGCCGGCGGGGCGGGCGGCCTGCTGTTCGGTGTCGGCGGTGCGGGCGGCATCGGCGGGAACTCAAACCTCGGCACGGGTGGCGCCGGAGGTGCGGGCGGTGCTGCTGGATTGTTCGGCACCGGCGGGGTCGGCGGCGCCGGCGGAAATTCCGCGGTTGGCATCTCCGGCGGCAAAGGCGGGATCGGCGGTGCCGGCGGGCTGTTTGGCGATGGCGGCGCTGGCGGCGCCGGCGGCAAGTCCGGCGGTACCAGTGGCGGCGACGGCGGCGCCGGTGGGGCCGGCGGCATCTTCGGCGGATCGGGCGGGGACGGTGGCACCGGCGGTCAGGGCAGCACCGGCGGCGGGAAAGGCGGCGCGGGTGGCAACTCCGGCGCCCTCTACGGCTCCGCCGGGGACGGCGGCACGGGGGGTATCGGCCAGGCCGGCGGCGGGATGGGCGGAGCCGGCGGCAACGCGGGTGGGCTGTGGGGAACGGGCGGCGCCGGTGGCACCGGCGGGTTCGGCGGTGCGGCGGGCGCCAACGGCGGTGCCGGCGGCGCTGGCGGCTTGCTGTTCGGCGCCGGTGGTGCCGGAGGCACCGGCGGCAGTGGCGGCACCTTCGGCGGCACCGGCGGTGCCGGCGGCGCAGCCGGCATGCTTTGGGGTGACGGAGGGGCCGGCGGACTCGGCGGGTCCGGCAACGTCTTCGGCGGCGTAGGAGGCGCCGGGGGCAAGGCCGGGGCGATCGGCAACGGCGGCGACGGCGGCGACGGCGGCAGCGCTGGCCCGGCAGGGACTGGTGGCGGTAAAGGTGGCGCCGGCGGATCGGCGGTGCTGATGGGTAACGGCGGCAGCGGCGGCAAGGGCGGAACAGGCCCGTACCCCGGCGAAGCCGGCATCGGCGGCAAAGGTGGGGCGCTGCTTGGAATTAACGGGTAA
- a CDS encoding PE family protein: protein MAFMIADPSMLEAAATDLMNLRSTISAANAASAAATTGLVAAAGDEVSAAIAALFSEHAQTYQELSARAEAFHVQFVQALSAGGGSYASAEASAASSLQNALARIFREMLRETGCR, encoded by the coding sequence ATGGCATTTATGATCGCGGACCCGTCGATGCTGGAGGCAGCGGCGACCGATTTGATGAATCTCCGCTCAACGATCAGCGCCGCGAACGCGGCCTCGGCCGCGGCGACCACCGGGTTAGTGGCCGCCGCTGGCGATGAGGTTTCGGCGGCGATTGCCGCCCTATTTTCCGAGCATGCTCAGACCTATCAGGAGCTCAGCGCTCGGGCGGAGGCGTTTCATGTCCAATTTGTCCAAGCCTTGAGCGCGGGTGGGGGTTCGTACGCCAGCGCCGAGGCTTCCGCCGCCTCCTCCCTGCAAAACGCCCTAGCCCGGATTTTTCGTGAAATGCTCCGAGAAACGGGGTGTAGATAA
- a CDS encoding BTAD domain-containing putative transcriptional regulator, whose amino-acid sequence MTAQSLGFGVLGTLEMRVGDTTIALGTPKQRAVLAVLVLRRNTTVGMDTLIDAAWEQSPPAGARATLHSYISNLRRVLTRAGIDPRPVLVNVAHGYRLSVSDEHCDVGRFAAEKDAGFSAAAAGRFELASRHLSAALAQWRGPVLDDLRDFSFVNAYASPLVEDKLNVHTAYAQAEIACGRTYSVIAELEELISVHRYREPLWAQLITAYYVTERQSDALDAYRRLKTTLADDLGIDPGPTLRGLHEQILRQQPLDVYQAARTVAEDTLASGTGTQGSGRAGSIALRDPQGRLYPLISVLTRIGRSSDNDIVLDDVKVSRNHAVIVKTGSRVVITDLHSANGIYLHGERIDTSATLNANDTIRIGTYELTLEASAPTASGSEQDTSQATQT is encoded by the coding sequence ATGACGGCACAGAGCCTTGGGTTCGGTGTGCTGGGCACGCTAGAGATGCGCGTGGGTGACACCACGATCGCGCTGGGGACTCCCAAGCAACGCGCGGTGTTGGCGGTCTTGGTTCTCAGACGCAATACCACGGTAGGCATGGACACCTTGATCGACGCCGCCTGGGAGCAATCGCCACCGGCGGGTGCGCGGGCCACGTTGCACTCCTACATTTCCAACCTGCGTCGTGTGCTGACCAGAGCCGGCATCGATCCGCGTCCGGTGCTGGTCAACGTGGCCCACGGGTATCGGCTGTCGGTCAGCGACGAACACTGCGATGTGGGGCGTTTCGCCGCGGAGAAAGATGCCGGGTTCTCCGCCGCGGCGGCCGGGCGTTTCGAGCTCGCCAGCCGCCACTTGAGTGCCGCGCTGGCACAGTGGCGCGGCCCGGTGCTCGATGATCTGCGCGACTTCAGCTTCGTCAACGCCTACGCGAGTCCGTTGGTCGAAGACAAGCTCAATGTCCACACCGCCTACGCTCAGGCCGAAATCGCCTGCGGGCGAACCTATTCCGTTATCGCGGAGTTGGAAGAACTCATCAGCGTTCACCGCTACCGTGAGCCGTTATGGGCGCAGTTGATTACCGCCTACTACGTGACCGAGCGTCAATCTGATGCCCTCGACGCTTACCGACGACTGAAAACCACTCTGGCCGACGATCTGGGCATCGACCCTGGCCCCACCCTGCGCGGGCTGCACGAGCAAATCCTTCGCCAGCAACCTCTCGACGTGTACCAGGCCGCACGCACGGTCGCTGAAGACACCTTGGCCTCGGGGACCGGGACCCAGGGCTCCGGTCGAGCTGGCTCGATCGCGTTGCGCGACCCTCAAGGCCGGCTGTACCCGCTGATCAGCGTGCTCACCCGCATCGGGCGAAGTAGCGACAACGACATCGTTCTCGACGATGTCAAAGTCAGCCGCAACCACGCCGTCATCGTCAAGACCGGTTCGCGTGTCGTCATCACCGATCTGCACTCAGCCAACGGCATCTACCTCCACGGAGAACGAATCGACACCAGCGCCACCCTCAACGCCAACGACACCATCCGCATCGGCACATACGAACTCACCCTTGAAGCCAGCGCCCCTACCGCCAGCGGTTCCGAGCAAGACACTTCGCAAGCCACGCAGACGTAG
- a CDS encoding pyridoxal phosphate-dependent aminotransferase → MDSNGTIGDVTLHQAPWHAPGHHRQQRTFAQSSKLQDVLYEIRGPVHQHAARLEAEGHRILKLNIGNPAPFGFEAPDVIMRDMIQALPYAQGYSDSKGILPARRAVVTRYELVPGFPKFDVDDVYLGNGVSELITMTLQALLDNGDQVLIPAPDYPLWTASTSLAGGTPVHYLCDETQGWQPDIADLESKITERTKALVVINPNNPTGAVYSSEILTQIVDLARKHQLLLLADEIYDKILYDDAKHISLATLAPDMLCLTFNGLSKAYRVAGYRAGWLAITGPKDHASSFIEGISLLANMRLCPNVPAQHAIQVALGGHQSIEDLVLPGGRLLEQRDVAWTKLNEIPGVSCTKPQGALYAFPRLDPEVYDIQNDEQLVLDLLLSEKILVAQGTGFNWPAPDHLRLVTLPWARDLARAIERLGNFLVSYRQ, encoded by the coding sequence GTGGACAGCAATGGCACCATTGGTGACGTGACTCTTCATCAGGCGCCCTGGCACGCCCCCGGGCATCATCGCCAGCAGCGCACCTTCGCGCAGTCGTCCAAGCTCCAGGACGTCCTGTACGAAATTCGTGGTCCGGTGCACCAACACGCCGCGCGGTTGGAAGCCGAAGGGCACCGGATCCTGAAGCTGAATATCGGCAACCCCGCGCCGTTCGGCTTCGAGGCCCCGGACGTGATCATGCGCGACATGATCCAGGCGTTGCCGTACGCCCAGGGGTACTCCGACTCGAAGGGCATCCTGCCGGCCCGTCGAGCGGTGGTCACCCGCTACGAGCTCGTGCCGGGATTCCCTAAGTTCGACGTGGACGACGTGTACCTAGGTAACGGTGTCTCCGAACTGATCACGATGACGCTGCAAGCGCTGCTGGACAACGGCGACCAGGTGCTGATCCCGGCCCCGGACTACCCGCTGTGGACGGCGTCGACATCGCTGGCCGGCGGCACACCCGTGCATTACCTGTGCGACGAAACCCAAGGCTGGCAACCCGACATCGCCGACTTGGAATCCAAGATCACCGAGCGCACCAAGGCCCTTGTGGTGATCAACCCGAACAACCCGACCGGTGCGGTGTACAGCAGCGAAATCCTCACGCAGATAGTCGATTTGGCGCGTAAGCACCAACTGCTGCTGCTCGCTGACGAGATTTACGACAAGATTCTCTACGACGACGCGAAGCACATCAGTCTCGCCACTCTCGCGCCAGATATGTTGTGCCTGACCTTCAATGGGCTGTCGAAGGCCTACCGCGTCGCGGGATATCGGGCCGGCTGGCTGGCCATCACCGGCCCCAAGGACCATGCCAGCAGCTTCATCGAGGGGATCAGCCTGCTGGCCAACATGCGGTTGTGCCCGAATGTTCCTGCGCAGCATGCAATTCAGGTTGCACTCGGTGGCCATCAGAGCATCGAAGACCTGGTGCTGCCCGGCGGCCGACTGCTCGAGCAGCGCGACGTCGCCTGGACCAAGCTCAACGAGATTCCCGGTGTGTCATGCACCAAACCGCAGGGTGCGTTGTATGCGTTTCCCCGACTGGACCCCGAGGTCTACGACATTCAGAACGACGAGCAACTCGTCCTAGACCTGCTGTTGTCCGAGAAGATTCTGGTCGCCCAGGGAACTGGGTTCAATTGGCCAGCTCCGGATCACCTGCGCCTGGTGACGTTGCCGTGGGCACGCGACCTCGCGAGGGCGATCGAGCGGCTGGGCAACTTCCTGGTCAGCTACCGCCAGTAG
- a CDS encoding Abi-alpha family protein — translation MENFLSPRGWLGLASGLAQFWIRTTLRTQEQLLALLEGETGESRSIPATQAPASDKTLPPDSLNAKMRALLNRALDQSTKSSQEELYHHILDQLVADEARIIGALSDGSTSVAVNVYDWTRRRTLGRAVLENAALVGRNANVALPQMVPTYVSHLLSLGLVEIGPEDPDLKDDYEILLAESQVLRAIADASHGPLAAKVEKLTLRLSPLGHALWEATNQQEGRP, via the coding sequence GTGGAGAACTTTCTGAGTCCGCGTGGGTGGCTGGGTCTCGCCTCGGGCCTGGCGCAGTTTTGGATTCGTACCACGCTTCGCACCCAGGAACAGTTGCTGGCGTTGTTGGAGGGCGAGACCGGGGAGTCCCGCTCCATCCCGGCCACACAGGCACCCGCATCCGATAAGACCCTTCCGCCGGATTCGCTCAACGCCAAGATGCGTGCGCTGCTGAACCGGGCACTGGATCAGAGCACCAAGAGCAGCCAGGAGGAGCTCTACCACCACATCCTCGATCAACTGGTCGCCGACGAAGCTCGGATCATCGGCGCTCTGTCTGATGGCTCGACGTCGGTGGCGGTGAATGTCTACGACTGGACCCGCCGTCGAACACTCGGACGGGCCGTGCTTGAGAACGCCGCACTCGTCGGCCGCAACGCCAACGTCGCGCTCCCCCAGATGGTCCCGACGTACGTCAGCCATCTGCTCTCACTCGGACTCGTCGAAATCGGACCCGAAGACCCGGACTTGAAGGACGACTACGAGATCCTGCTTGCCGAGTCGCAAGTGTTGCGTGCCATCGCCGACGCCTCCCACGGGCCGCTGGCCGCAAAGGTCGAAAAGCTCACCCTGAGGTTGTCGCCGCTGGGCCACGCGCTCTGGGAAGCCACCAACCAACAAGAGGGGCGGCCATGA
- a CDS encoding DUF445 domain-containing protein — MTTAVVALQSWTEIRHDFSINWYIYLSMPLIAAFVGWSTKIVALEMIYRPQEFKGIGPIGWQGIVPRRAGKVGSKTIELVTANLLKPEEILDRIDTGEAVDTLREPLSQAVDEISRDLAEQIRPGLWDSLPQAARKTVQDRIHSQVPKITENLLKEMKADLSRYIDLQFLAVTTLVRNKDKLIKLMRGVTTDAMTFVRRSGIYFGLGIGLVQMVAWALFKNPWIMPAFGFTVGFISDYIALNMLFRPIHEKKVFGLVHFQGLLHAQREKITRDYAKILADDLFAPDILLDGILKGPGSDKLFALVAKEVDEAIDAQTGVARRLVMLAVGTQRYREIKDGVVEMVLERLPTTLLEAKEYASNALALEQTIVEKMSQLTNEEYESILRPIFKDDEPLMIAVGAVLGGVVGELQVQLVELFSR, encoded by the coding sequence ATGACCACAGCCGTGGTCGCGTTGCAGTCGTGGACCGAGATCCGACACGACTTCTCGATCAACTGGTACATCTACCTGTCGATGCCGCTGATCGCGGCCTTCGTCGGGTGGAGCACCAAGATCGTCGCCTTGGAGATGATCTACCGGCCACAGGAATTCAAGGGCATCGGACCGATCGGCTGGCAGGGAATCGTGCCCCGGCGCGCCGGGAAGGTCGGATCCAAAACCATCGAACTGGTAACGGCGAACCTGCTCAAACCCGAAGAAATCCTGGACCGCATCGACACCGGCGAGGCGGTGGACACGCTTCGAGAACCGCTGTCCCAGGCGGTCGACGAGATCTCGCGCGACCTCGCCGAGCAAATCCGGCCCGGGCTCTGGGATTCGCTGCCGCAGGCCGCCCGCAAAACGGTCCAGGACCGCATCCACTCTCAGGTCCCCAAGATCACCGAAAACCTGCTCAAGGAGATGAAGGCGGATCTGAGCCGGTATATCGATCTGCAGTTTCTCGCGGTCACGACTCTGGTGCGCAACAAGGACAAGCTCATCAAACTGATGCGCGGCGTGACCACCGACGCGATGACTTTCGTGCGACGCAGCGGAATCTATTTCGGGCTGGGTATCGGGCTGGTCCAGATGGTCGCGTGGGCGCTGTTCAAGAATCCGTGGATCATGCCGGCCTTCGGCTTCACCGTCGGCTTCATCAGTGACTACATCGCGCTCAATATGTTGTTCCGGCCGATACACGAAAAGAAGGTCTTCGGCCTGGTTCACTTTCAAGGTCTATTGCACGCCCAGCGCGAAAAGATCACCCGCGACTACGCCAAGATCCTGGCCGACGACTTGTTCGCACCCGACATCCTGCTCGACGGAATCCTCAAGGGCCCGGGCTCGGACAAGCTTTTCGCGCTCGTCGCCAAGGAAGTCGACGAGGCGATCGATGCGCAGACCGGTGTCGCGCGCCGCCTGGTGATGCTCGCCGTCGGCACCCAGCGCTACCGCGAAATCAAAGACGGTGTCGTCGAGATGGTTCTCGAGCGCTTACCGACCACGTTGCTCGAAGCGAAGGAATATGCCTCTAATGCGCTTGCTTTGGAGCAGACCATCGTCGAGAAAATGAGCCAGCTCACCAACGAGGAATATGAATCGATTCTCCGGCCAATCTTCAAGGACGACGAACCGCTGATGATCGCGGTTGGTGCGGTTCTCGGCGGCGTGGTCGGCGAGCTGCAAGTCCAACTGGTGGAGCTGTTCAGTCGCTGA
- a CDS encoding (Fe-S)-binding protein, producing MTTQTIIRLVVGLGMTAIVGLLALRRIWWLYKLVTSGQPASGRTDNIGTRIWTQIAEVFGQRKLLKWSIPGLAHFFTMWGFFILATVYVEAYGALFDDHFHIPIVGRWDALGFLQDFIALAVLFGIITFSIIRLRSEPKEYGRSSRFYGSHTGGAWLILFMIFLVIFSFAIFRGASANTGALPYGGGAFFSHAMGAVMQPLGTTANEWIETIALLAHIAVALIFLLIVLHSKHLHIFLAPINVTFKRLPDGLGPLLPVEADGKPIDFENPPDDAEFGRGKIEDFSWKAMLDFATCTECGRCQSQCPAWNTGKPLSPKLVIMDLRDHWMAKAPYILGEKESPLESTPEGGVSENLTGEKHAEEHHVPESGFGRITGSGPEQATRPLVGTAEQGGVIDPDVLWSCVTCGACVEQCPVDIEHIDHIVDMRRYQVMMESEFPSELGVLFKNLENKGNPWGQNASDRTNWISEVDFDVPVYGEDVDSFDGYEYLFWVGCAGAYDDKAKKTTKAVAELLAIAGVKYLVLGSGETCNGDSARRSGNEFLFQQLAQQAVETLDGVFEGVETVDRKIVVTCPHCFNTLGKEYRQLGANYTVLHHTQLLNRLVRDQKLVPVKSVSQDITYHDPCYLGRHNKVYEAPRELIGAAGANLTEMPRHAERSFCCGAGGARMWMEEHIGKRINHERVDEALATNAATVAVACPFCRVMVTDGVNDRQEEAGRSGVEVLDVAQVLLGSLDRDAATLPEKGTAAKEAEKRAAEAEKTKPKAAAPSAPAEAPAEASEKEAEKPAAATEPKKETKAVTGLGIAGGAKRPGAKKAAPAAEAKTAEAPAPAPAKGLGLAAGAKRPGAKKAAPAAAKAESAEAAPAAETSSAAPAAPVKGLGLAAGAKRPGAKKAAAAPKAAEPAPAAEASATQSSAPAEPAEPKEPAAPVKGLAIASGARRPGAKKPAAKTETSATAEPSAQPAPETKAEPGAEAKAAPAPAEQSDGDPTPPPAAPVKGLGIKPGARPPGKR from the coding sequence GTGACCACGCAGACCATCATCAGGCTCGTTGTAGGCCTGGGCATGACCGCGATCGTGGGCTTGCTGGCTCTGCGGCGCATCTGGTGGCTGTACAAACTGGTGACGTCCGGTCAGCCGGCCAGCGGGCGCACCGACAACATCGGGACCCGCATCTGGACGCAGATCGCCGAGGTGTTCGGCCAACGCAAACTGCTGAAGTGGTCCATCCCGGGCCTGGCGCACTTCTTCACGATGTGGGGCTTCTTCATCCTCGCCACGGTCTACGTCGAGGCCTACGGCGCCCTTTTCGACGACCACTTCCACATCCCGATCGTCGGCCGCTGGGACGCTTTGGGCTTCTTGCAGGACTTCATCGCCCTCGCCGTCCTGTTCGGCATCATCACGTTCTCGATCATCCGGTTGCGCTCCGAGCCGAAGGAATACGGCCGTTCGTCGCGGTTCTACGGTTCACACACCGGGGGCGCCTGGCTGATCCTGTTCATGATCTTCCTGGTCATCTTCAGCTTCGCGATCTTCCGTGGCGCCTCGGCGAACACCGGAGCCCTCCCCTACGGCGGCGGCGCCTTCTTCTCCCACGCCATGGGCGCGGTTATGCAGCCATTGGGCACGACGGCCAACGAATGGATCGAGACGATCGCTTTGTTGGCCCACATCGCCGTGGCGCTGATCTTCCTGCTGATCGTGCTGCACTCCAAGCACCTGCACATCTTCCTGGCGCCGATCAACGTCACGTTCAAGCGACTGCCCGACGGCCTGGGCCCGCTGCTGCCCGTTGAGGCCGACGGCAAGCCCATCGACTTCGAAAACCCGCCGGACGACGCCGAATTCGGCCGGGGCAAGATCGAGGACTTTTCCTGGAAGGCCATGCTCGACTTCGCCACCTGTACCGAGTGCGGGCGCTGCCAGTCGCAATGTCCGGCGTGGAACACCGGAAAACCCTTGTCGCCCAAGCTCGTCATCATGGACCTGCGCGACCACTGGATGGCCAAGGCGCCCTACATCCTGGGCGAAAAAGAGAGCCCCTTGGAGAGCACCCCAGAGGGCGGGGTCAGCGAGAACCTGACCGGCGAAAAGCATGCCGAGGAGCACCACGTTCCCGAGTCCGGATTCGGACGCATCACGGGCTCCGGTCCGGAACAGGCGACCCGTCCGCTGGTCGGCACCGCAGAACAGGGCGGCGTCATCGACCCCGACGTGCTGTGGTCCTGCGTGACTTGCGGTGCCTGCGTGGAGCAGTGCCCGGTGGACATCGAGCACATCGATCACATCGTGGACATGCGCCGCTACCAGGTGATGATGGAGTCGGAATTCCCCTCCGAGCTGGGCGTCTTGTTCAAGAACCTGGAGAACAAGGGCAACCCCTGGGGGCAGAACGCATCCGACCGCACCAACTGGATCTCCGAAGTCGACTTCGACGTTCCGGTGTACGGCGAGGACGTCGACAGCTTCGACGGTTACGAGTACCTGTTCTGGGTGGGTTGCGCCGGCGCCTACGACGACAAGGCGAAAAAGACCACCAAGGCCGTCGCCGAGCTGCTCGCCATCGCCGGGGTGAAGTACCTGGTGCTGGGCAGCGGCGAAACCTGCAACGGCGACTCCGCGCGTCGCTCTGGCAACGAATTCCTGTTCCAGCAGCTCGCCCAGCAGGCCGTCGAGACCCTCGACGGCGTGTTCGAGGGTGTGGAGACCGTCGACCGCAAGATCGTCGTCACCTGCCCACACTGCTTCAACACCTTGGGCAAGGAATACCGCCAACTGGGCGCCAACTACACCGTGCTGCACCACACCCAGCTGCTGAACCGGCTGGTTCGCGACCAAAAGCTGGTGCCGGTGAAGTCGGTTTCGCAGGACATCACCTACCACGACCCCTGCTACCTCGGGCGCCACAACAAGGTGTACGAGGCGCCGCGTGAGCTGATCGGCGCCGCGGGGGCCAACCTCACCGAGATGCCGCGGCACGCCGAGCGCAGCTTCTGCTGCGGCGCGGGTGGCGCCCGAATGTGGATGGAAGAGCACATCGGCAAGCGCATCAACCACGAACGTGTCGACGAGGCGCTGGCCACCAATGCCGCCACCGTCGCCGTGGCGTGTCCCTTCTGCCGCGTGATGGTCACCGACGGGGTCAATGACCGGCAAGAAGAGGCCGGCCGCAGCGGCGTCGAGGTGCTCGACGTCGCCCAGGTGCTGCTCGGCTCGCTCGATCGTGACGCGGCGACGCTGCCGGAGAAGGGCACCGCCGCCAAGGAAGCCGAAAAGAGGGCAGCCGAGGCGGAGAAGACCAAGCCCAAGGCCGCCGCGCCGAGCGCGCCCGCCGAGGCACCGGCCGAGGCCTCCGAGAAAGAAGCCGAGAAGCCGGCCGCCGCCACCGAGCCCAAGAAAGAGACCAAGGCCGTCACCGGTCTCGGGATCGCCGGTGGCGCCAAGCGTCCTGGGGCCAAGAAGGCGGCACCAGCGGCTGAGGCCAAGACGGCGGAAGCGCCCGCTCCCGCGCCAGCGAAGGGGCTGGGCCTGGCCGCCGGCGCCAAACGCCCTGGTGCCAAGAAGGCAGCGCCGGCAGCGGCTAAGGCTGAATCGGCCGAGGCCGCGCCCGCCGCGGAAACCTCGTCCGCCGCGCCCGCCGCGCCCGTTAAGGGGCTCGGTCTGGCGGCGGGCGCCAAGCGGCCAGGCGCCAAGAAGGCAGCGGCGGCGCCTAAAGCCGCTGAGCCGGCGCCCGCAGCTGAGGCATCAGCGACCCAAAGCTCGGCGCCCGCCGAGCCTGCCGAACCCAAAGAGCCGGCAGCCCCCGTCAAGGGGCTGGCGATCGCGTCCGGTGCCAGGAGGCCGGGAGCAAAGAAGCCCGCCGCCAAGACCGAGACTTCCGCGACCGCCGAGCCGTCGGCCCAACCGGCGCCCGAAACCAAGGCAGAGCCCGGGGCGGAAGCAAAGGCCGCACCCGCCCCTGCCGAGCAATCCGACGGCGACCCGACCCCGCCGCCGGCGGCACCGGTTAAGGGCCTGGGCATCAAGCCTGGTGCCCGCCCGCCGGGCAAGCGCTGA
- a CDS encoding IS1380 family transposase: MKNIALASRVKVSADGHGVVSHAGMGMLRELADRTGLSAQVTAALADTYRGPWVYAPGDVFADLAAAVADGADCIDAVGQLCGDREHVFGAKASTTTMWRLIDQRIDAAHLPGVRTARARARAAAWAAGAAPTQGWLHIDIDATLVIDHSDNKTGAAATWKKTYGHHPLLAFLDRPDIAGGEALAGLLRNGNAGSNTASDHVIVLEQALAALPRRYQPDPAHPADPDNPKLLVRCDTAGSTHRFAQACRRLGVGFSFGYPVDWRVQDAVDTLTLADVWDPAIDTDGGIREGAWVAEATGLVNLSSWPAGTRLILRKERPHPGAQLRFTDADGMRVTAFITDTAPGVIPGQVAGLELRHRQHARIEDRIRELKATGLRNFPCHSFWSNAAWLEIILAATDLVTWARLIGFHDHPGLARIEITTFRYRILHIAARITHGARQQRLRLDATWRWAAAIATAWQHIRTAFG; the protein is encoded by the coding sequence GTGAAGAATATCGCGCTAGCATCGCGGGTGAAAGTGTCGGCTGACGGCCATGGTGTCGTGTCGCACGCCGGGATGGGCATGCTGCGCGAGCTCGCGGACCGCACGGGGTTGTCGGCGCAGGTCACCGCCGCGTTGGCCGACACGTACCGGGGCCCGTGGGTGTATGCGCCCGGGGACGTGTTCGCCGATCTGGCGGCCGCGGTCGCCGACGGCGCGGACTGCATCGACGCAGTTGGTCAACTGTGCGGCGATCGTGAGCATGTGTTCGGCGCGAAAGCCTCGACGACCACCATGTGGCGGTTGATCGATCAGCGCATCGATGCCGCACACCTGCCGGGGGTGCGCACAGCGCGGGCTCGGGCGCGGGCGGCGGCCTGGGCGGCCGGAGCCGCCCCCACCCAGGGGTGGCTGCACATCGACATCGACGCCACCCTGGTGATCGATCACTCCGACAACAAGACCGGCGCTGCGGCGACCTGGAAGAAAACCTATGGTCATCACCCGCTGCTGGCGTTTCTGGACCGCCCGGACATCGCCGGCGGGGAGGCCCTGGCCGGGCTGCTGCGCAACGGTAACGCCGGCTCCAACACCGCCTCCGATCACGTCATCGTCCTCGAGCAGGCGCTGGCCGCCCTGCCGCGGCGATACCAGCCCGACCCCGCCCATCCCGCCGATCCCGACAACCCGAAGCTGCTGGTGCGCTGCGACACCGCCGGGTCCACCCACCGCTTCGCCCAGGCGTGCCGCAGGCTGGGGGTGGGGTTCTCCTTCGGCTACCCCGTCGATTGGCGGGTCCAAGACGCCGTGGACACCCTGACCCTCGCCGATGTCTGGGACCCGGCCATCGACACCGACGGCGGTATCCGCGAGGGCGCCTGGGTCGCCGAGGCCACCGGTCTGGTCAACCTGTCCTCATGGCCGGCCGGAACCCGGCTGATCCTGCGCAAAGAACGCCCCCACCCCGGGGCCCAGCTGCGGTTCACCGACGCCGACGGCATGCGCGTGACCGCGTTCATCACCGACACCGCACCCGGGGTCATCCCTGGTCAAGTCGCCGGATTGGAGTTGCGGCACCGCCAGCACGCCCGCATCGAGGACCGCATCCGCGAACTAAAGGCCACCGGGCTGCGCAACTTTCCGTGCCACTCGTTTTGGTCCAACGCCGCCTGGCTGGAAATCATCCTGGCCGCCACCGATCTGGTCACCTGGGCCCGGCTGATCGGCTTTCACGACCACCCCGGCCTGGCCCGCATCGAGATCACCACATTCCGCTACCGGATCCTGCACATCGCCGCCCGCATCACCCACGGCGCACGCCAACAACGGCTACGCCTCGATGCCACCTGGCGATGGGCCGCAGCCATCGCGACCGCCTGGCAACACATCCGCACCGCCTTCGGTTGA